One window of the Chitinophaga niabensis genome contains the following:
- a CDS encoding LytR/AlgR family response regulator transcription factor, which produces MQVLILEDEPLVAAHLVRLVHQLQPDWQLLGPLASLREANAWLQQHPHPDLILADIQLSDGISLDLFNHLQPACPVIFTTAYDHYAIRAFKINSIDYLLKPVDVEELENAFKKFALLREKYSNPVYLQELMQFVQHQQRKQAFKESFTVHYGRSVYVVPVGEIVCFTKQELIYLHQADGRQWITDFRSLDEVKDLLDPQKFYRANRQCIVQKAFLSGYRSDDTGKLNLQLKMAKPLPVMVSKDKAAAFKEWITP; this is translated from the coding sequence ATGCAAGTATTGATCCTTGAAGATGAACCACTGGTGGCTGCACATTTAGTGAGACTGGTACACCAGCTGCAACCAGACTGGCAATTACTGGGCCCCCTGGCAAGTTTGCGGGAAGCAAATGCCTGGCTGCAACAGCACCCACACCCTGATCTGATCCTGGCGGACATCCAGTTATCAGATGGTATCAGTCTCGATCTTTTCAATCATCTGCAGCCCGCCTGCCCGGTGATCTTCACCACCGCATATGATCATTATGCCATCAGGGCATTCAAGATCAATAGCATCGATTATTTATTGAAACCGGTGGATGTGGAAGAACTGGAAAATGCCTTTAAGAAATTTGCGCTGTTAAGGGAGAAATACAGCAACCCGGTATATCTGCAGGAACTCATGCAGTTTGTGCAACATCAGCAGCGCAAGCAGGCATTTAAAGAAAGTTTCACAGTTCATTATGGCCGTAGCGTGTATGTGGTACCGGTAGGAGAGATCGTGTGTTTTACGAAACAGGAGTTGATCTATCTGCACCAGGCAGATGGCAGGCAATGGATCACGGATTTCCGTTCACTGGATGAGGTGAAAGACCTGCTGGATCCTCAGAAATTCTATCGTGCTAACCGGCAGTGTATTGTGCAGAAAGCGTTTCTAAGTGGTTACCGCTCAGATGATACAGGAAAATTAAACCTGCAGCTGAAAATGGCAAAACCGCTTCCGGTGATGGTGAGTAAAGATAAAGCAGCGGCTTTTAAGGAATGGATCACGCCATAA
- a CDS encoding ABC transporter ATP-binding protein yields the protein MEQQTKRAKITFSGIRNALRLYQYAKPYRWQFGLGLMMLLLSTGASLAFPKLLGDLIDTSHKGPLMQHIEQIGLILIAVLILQSTFSYFRIRIFVSVTEKTLAALRQATYSHLIKLPMKFFAERRVGELNSRISSDISQLQDMFTTTLAEFLRQVLMIIGGIILLALTSGKLTLFMLAILPVICVLAVFFGKFIRRFSKQVQAQVAESNTIVEETLQGIFNVKAFANEYFEIGRYRTKTNEAARTGIKAGVYQGAFVSFIILGLFGAMVAVIWKGAVMMSAGELEVGELFSFILYSGFIGGSISGLAEIYTRIQKAIGASENLLEIHDEPTEDIHLLTAEQKFPGISGDIRFESVSFSYPSRKDIPVLQDVSFHAQPGWQVALVGPSGAGKSTVVSLLLRFYDPANGAILFDGKLASSYDLSVLRNQMAVVPQDVFLFGGTILENIAYGDPHATEEKIMEAAKKANAWEFIQKFPEGLQTIVGERGVQLSGGQRQRIAIARAVLKDPRILILDEATSALDSESERLVQDALDKLMQGRTSIVIAHRLSTVRRADMILVMDKGIIVEEGTHVELMEKEEGLYKGLSELQFTV from the coding sequence ATGGAGCAACAGACAAAACGTGCAAAGATCACATTTTCAGGTATTCGCAATGCATTAAGGCTTTATCAATATGCCAAACCCTACCGCTGGCAATTCGGATTGGGGTTGATGATGTTGTTATTGTCCACCGGTGCCAGTCTTGCTTTCCCCAAACTCCTGGGCGATCTGATAGATACCAGTCATAAAGGGCCGCTGATGCAACATATTGAGCAGATTGGTCTGATCCTCATAGCGGTATTGATCCTTCAATCCACCTTTTCTTATTTCCGCATCCGGATCTTTGTATCTGTTACAGAAAAAACACTTGCCGCATTACGGCAGGCCACTTATAGCCACCTGATCAAACTCCCCATGAAATTCTTTGCGGAACGCAGGGTGGGAGAACTGAACAGCCGTATTTCCTCAGATATTTCGCAATTGCAGGATATGTTCACCACCACACTGGCAGAATTCCTGCGGCAGGTGCTCATGATCATCGGCGGTATTATTCTGCTGGCGCTTACTTCCGGCAAACTCACTCTTTTCATGCTGGCCATTCTGCCGGTAATCTGTGTGCTGGCGGTGTTCTTTGGCAAATTCATCCGGCGTTTTTCAAAACAGGTGCAGGCACAGGTAGCTGAATCCAATACCATTGTGGAAGAAACCCTTCAGGGTATCTTCAATGTAAAGGCTTTCGCCAATGAGTATTTTGAAATAGGCAGGTACAGAACTAAAACCAACGAAGCTGCACGTACAGGCATTAAAGCCGGGGTCTACCAGGGCGCTTTTGTATCCTTTATCATCCTGGGGCTGTTTGGCGCCATGGTAGCTGTTATCTGGAAAGGTGCTGTAATGATGTCTGCAGGCGAACTGGAAGTGGGGGAATTGTTTTCCTTCATCCTTTATTCCGGTTTCATTGGTGGTTCTATCAGCGGGCTGGCGGAGATCTATACCCGTATTCAAAAAGCGATCGGCGCATCTGAAAATCTCCTGGAGATCCATGATGAACCAACGGAAGATATTCACCTGCTCACTGCAGAACAAAAGTTCCCCGGCATTTCCGGAGACATCCGTTTTGAAAGTGTGAGTTTCTCCTATCCTTCCCGGAAAGATATTCCTGTGTTGCAGGATGTTAGCTTCCATGCGCAACCCGGGTGGCAGGTAGCACTTGTAGGACCCAGCGGGGCTGGTAAATCCACCGTTGTTTCCCTGCTGCTGCGTTTTTATGATCCCGCCAATGGCGCCATCCTTTTTGATGGTAAACTGGCTTCCAGTTACGACCTCTCTGTGCTGCGCAACCAGATGGCGGTTGTACCGCAGGATGTGTTCCTCTTTGGCGGTACCATTCTTGAAAATATTGCTTACGGTGATCCCCATGCTACAGAAGAAAAGATCATGGAAGCGGCCAAGAAAGCCAATGCCTGGGAGTTCATTCAGAAATTCCCTGAAGGCTTGCAAACTATTGTAGGGGAACGTGGTGTGCAGTTATCCGGCGGGCAACGTCAGCGGATCGCTATCGCGCGTGCTGTTTTGAAAGATCCGCGGATATTGATATTAGACGAAGCAACTTCCGCGCTGGATTCAGAATCAGAACGTTTAGTGCAGGATGCATTGGATAAACTGATGCAGGGGCGTACTTCCATTGTGATCGCACACCGTTTGTCCACCGTGCGCAGAGCAGATATGATCTTGGTGATGGATAAAGGGATAATTGTGGAAGAAGGTACGCATGTGGAGTTGATGGAGAAAGAAGAAGGATTATACAAAGGGCTGAGTGAATTGCAGTTTACGGTGTAG
- a CDS encoding patatin-like phospholipase family protein — MPAKKKIPIEYFTEAPAVLQVLQQLAERFDEPGSSHNYKKLVISDTLDGEGYQYVNLVQEGGGVLGIALVGYTYVLEKAGIRFMRLAGTSAGAINTTLMAVVKADKRTSSERILEYLCEKPFFDFVDGHPFAQKLIKWVVKTENFAKRIRRCGLWLGIILALLIILDILSVGLRFHYPVFSGVALVSFILTGIVLMGLGLAGGYFGYLIQRLKNRGFGINPGRNFTEWIKMIMEENGVNNIDDLEAVSEKIPEGLHLRPDIQTDKNLGDNPLKGLKPDITLITSDIITQNKIEFPRMWNLFRENKHEIHPAEFVRASMSIPLFFESHIIRNIPRDLPIIQTNWRNHLLLEPQDIPAAVRFVDGGVLSNFPINVLYNPEVTIPRLPTLGIELDDAEPADNTLNQADNLGLGAYMGKLFNTVRYYYDKDFLLKNSLFRKGIGVIKVSEYNWLDFNISDEKQRELFILGAQAAAKFLLEDFNWQEYKTARIIVHQQVNTSRKDMRGVSDLLTQSRK, encoded by the coding sequence ATGCCCGCAAAAAAGAAAATTCCTATTGAATACTTCACGGAAGCACCTGCCGTGTTACAGGTACTTCAGCAATTAGCCGAAAGGTTTGATGAACCCGGCTCTTCCCACAATTACAAAAAACTGGTGATCTCAGATACCCTGGATGGAGAAGGATACCAATATGTAAACCTGGTCCAGGAAGGTGGTGGCGTTCTGGGTATTGCGCTGGTAGGTTATACTTACGTGCTGGAAAAAGCAGGCATCCGCTTTATGCGATTGGCGGGTACCAGCGCGGGAGCCATCAATACAACCCTGATGGCTGTTGTGAAAGCAGACAAACGGACCAGCTCTGAAAGGATCCTGGAATACCTCTGCGAGAAACCCTTCTTTGATTTTGTAGATGGTCACCCCTTCGCCCAAAAGCTGATTAAATGGGTGGTAAAAACAGAAAACTTCGCCAAACGTATCAGACGTTGCGGGCTTTGGCTGGGTATTATCCTTGCCCTGCTGATTATATTGGACATCCTTAGTGTGGGTTTGCGTTTTCATTATCCTGTGTTCAGCGGCGTGGCCCTGGTTAGTTTTATCTTAACCGGTATTGTGCTGATGGGCCTGGGACTGGCGGGAGGATATTTCGGTTACCTGATCCAGCGCCTCAAGAACCGCGGCTTTGGCATCAACCCCGGCAGGAACTTTACGGAATGGATCAAAATGATCATGGAAGAGAACGGGGTGAATAATATTGACGACCTGGAAGCGGTGTCTGAAAAGATCCCGGAGGGTTTACACCTGCGGCCTGATATTCAAACAGACAAAAACCTGGGCGACAACCCGCTCAAAGGTTTAAAGCCGGATATCACCCTGATCACTTCAGATATCATCACCCAGAATAAAATTGAATTCCCGCGCATGTGGAACCTGTTCCGGGAAAACAAACATGAAATACATCCGGCAGAATTTGTGCGGGCCTCCATGAGTATCCCGCTCTTTTTTGAATCACACATTATCCGCAACATTCCAAGAGATCTGCCCATTATTCAAACCAACTGGCGCAATCACCTGCTGCTGGAACCGCAGGATATTCCTGCCGCGGTTCGTTTTGTGGACGGCGGGGTATTATCCAATTTCCCCATCAATGTATTGTATAATCCGGAAGTGACCATCCCCCGCTTACCCACACTGGGTATTGAACTGGATGATGCAGAACCAGCGGACAATACTTTGAACCAGGCAGATAACCTTGGCCTGGGCGCCTATATGGGCAAACTTTTCAATACGGTGCGGTATTATTATGATAAGGACTTCCTGTTGAAGAACAGTCTTTTCAGGAAAGGGATCGGCGTGATCAAAGTAAGTGAATACAACTGGCTGGATTTTAATATCTCTGATGAAAAGCAAAGGGAATTATTCATCCTCGGTGCGCAGGCCGCAGCTAAATTCCTGCTGGAAGATTTTAACTGGCAGGAATATAAAACCGCGCGGATCATTGTACACCAGCAGGTGAACACTTCCAGGAAAGATATGCGTGGGGTATCTGATCTCTTAACACAAAGCAGGAAATAA
- a CDS encoding HAD family hydrolase — translation MKNVIAFFDFDGTITAKDTLFEIIRFQKGGAALYLGMALLSPLLVLFKMKAISNQQMKEIVLRLYFRNTPIEVFQQVCNDFCRLRLPSLLRPKALNAIAWHQSEGHQVYIVTASAENWVAPWSETMKIPCLGSILELKDGLVTGRLVGKNCNGNEKVCRIREAVHLTTYATIYAYGDSSGDKEMLALAQHPGFRTFE, via the coding sequence ATGAAGAACGTGATCGCTTTCTTTGATTTTGATGGTACCATAACTGCAAAAGACACACTTTTTGAGATCATCCGGTTTCAAAAGGGCGGCGCTGCACTTTACCTGGGCATGGCCCTCTTATCACCTTTGCTGGTGCTGTTCAAAATGAAAGCCATCTCCAACCAGCAGATGAAAGAGATCGTACTCCGGCTCTATTTCAGGAATACCCCCATAGAAGTATTCCAGCAGGTATGCAATGATTTCTGCCGGCTTCGTTTACCTTCCCTTTTACGTCCCAAAGCCTTGAATGCTATTGCCTGGCATCAGTCGGAAGGCCACCAGGTATACATTGTTACTGCCTCTGCTGAAAACTGGGTGGCTCCCTGGAGCGAAACCATGAAAATCCCCTGCCTGGGTTCCATCCTTGAGCTTAAGGACGGCCTGGTAACAGGCAGGCTGGTGGGCAAGAACTGTAACGGCAACGAAAAGGTATGCCGGATCAGGGAAGCAGTACACCTTACTACCTACGCTACCATTTATGCTTATGGTGACAGCAGTGGCGACAAGGAAATGCTGGCACTCGCACAGCATCCCGGTTTCCGCACATTTGAGTAA
- a CDS encoding SDR family oxidoreductase has protein sequence MMIPTVLILGAGSDMAVAIARKFAANNYAIQLAARKPELLHAQEQDLRIRHNVAVTSHGFDALDFESHVSFFQSLPVKPDVVICVFGYLGDQEKGQNDWQEASRILHTNYTGAVSILNVVAEDMAARKTGTIIGISSVAGDRGRMSNYLYGSAKAGFTAYLSGLRNRLFHAGVHVMSVQPGFVNTRMTEGLTLPPLLTAQPEEVANDIFKAASKKKNVVYSKWFWRYIMLIITSIPEFIFKKLKL, from the coding sequence ATGATGATACCTACTGTATTGATACTGGGGGCTGGCTCAGATATGGCTGTGGCCATTGCCAGGAAGTTTGCCGCTAATAATTATGCTATTCAGCTGGCAGCGCGAAAACCGGAGCTGTTACATGCCCAAGAGCAGGACCTGAGGATCCGCCATAATGTTGCGGTTACAAGTCATGGGTTTGATGCACTGGATTTTGAAAGTCATGTTTCCTTTTTCCAGTCACTCCCCGTGAAGCCGGATGTTGTAATCTGTGTGTTCGGTTACCTTGGTGACCAGGAAAAAGGACAAAACGACTGGCAGGAAGCTTCCCGCATTCTGCACACAAATTATACCGGTGCAGTGTCTATCCTGAATGTGGTGGCAGAAGATATGGCTGCCCGTAAAACAGGCACAATCATCGGGATCAGCTCTGTTGCCGGAGACCGTGGAAGAATGAGCAACTACCTTTATGGCAGTGCCAAGGCTGGTTTTACTGCCTATCTTTCCGGATTGCGGAACAGGCTTTTTCATGCAGGTGTACATGTGATGAGTGTGCAACCCGGATTTGTGAATACCCGCATGACAGAAGGTTTAACATTACCTCCCCTGTTAACGGCGCAACCGGAAGAAGTAGCGAATGACATTTTCAAAGCAGCATCAAAAAAGAAAAACGTTGTTTATTCCAAATGGTTCTGGCGTTATATTATGCTGATCATCACGAGCATCCCTGAGTTCATATTCAAAAAGCTCAAATTATGA
- a CDS encoding FAD-binding oxidoreductase, whose protein sequence is MVKQLSNWGNYPILDCDESSFTQEEQLTQYVNTHDHIIARGNGRCYGDASLGEHSISTLRYDKVLQFDTENGIFECQAGITLDQVLAITVPRGWFLPVTPGTKFITIGGAVASDVHGKNHHAEGSFSNHVITMDVLTGVGFMSCSPENNPDLFWATCGGMGLTGIITKVQFRLKKIETAYIRQKQIKAENLDEIIRLFDEYKDYTYSMAWIDCLKKGKNFGRSILIVGEHATKEELSDKQKAAPLLLPDKLKLTIPFNLPSFVLNNFTVKAFNMLYYAKNYKKEMNGVVPYEPFFYPLDAIHHWNRGYGKQGFVQYQFVLPIDRKEGLAAIMHRISDKGWGSFLAVLKVFGKQDDLISFPMEGYTLALDFPVRKGLFPFLDELDALVLEYGGKLYLSKDARMQQEVFWKSYPNAERFANIINTYNPVGKFRSVQSDRLLITKP, encoded by the coding sequence TCGAACTGGGGTAATTACCCTATATTGGATTGTGATGAAAGTTCATTCACCCAGGAAGAACAACTTACCCAATATGTTAACACCCACGACCACATTATAGCCCGGGGAAATGGCCGCTGTTATGGTGATGCCTCTCTTGGCGAACATAGTATTTCCACCCTCCGGTACGACAAGGTTTTACAATTTGACACCGAAAATGGCATTTTCGAATGCCAGGCAGGTATTACGTTAGACCAGGTACTGGCTATTACTGTACCCAGGGGATGGTTCCTCCCTGTTACACCCGGGACTAAATTCATTACCATAGGTGGTGCTGTAGCATCTGATGTACATGGCAAAAATCATCATGCGGAAGGTAGTTTTTCCAATCATGTGATCACAATGGACGTACTCACAGGTGTTGGTTTTATGAGTTGCTCTCCGGAAAACAATCCGGATCTTTTCTGGGCCACCTGCGGAGGTATGGGGCTTACCGGAATTATCACCAAAGTGCAGTTCCGTTTAAAGAAAATAGAAACAGCGTATATCCGTCAAAAGCAGATCAAAGCAGAGAACCTGGATGAGATCATTCGGCTTTTTGATGAATATAAGGACTATACTTATTCCATGGCCTGGATCGATTGCCTCAAAAAGGGTAAGAACTTTGGCCGGAGCATCCTTATTGTGGGAGAACATGCCACTAAAGAAGAACTCTCTGATAAACAGAAAGCTGCGCCATTGTTGTTACCGGACAAGTTAAAACTGACCATTCCTTTTAACCTTCCTTCTTTTGTATTGAACAATTTCACGGTGAAGGCCTTTAATATGTTGTACTATGCCAAGAACTATAAGAAGGAAATGAACGGTGTGGTGCCTTATGAACCTTTCTTTTATCCGCTTGATGCTATTCATCACTGGAATCGGGGTTATGGCAAACAGGGTTTTGTACAATACCAGTTTGTATTGCCAATTGACCGTAAGGAAGGACTGGCTGCCATCATGCACCGTATCAGTGATAAAGGCTGGGGTTCTTTCCTTGCTGTGCTGAAAGTGTTTGGCAAACAGGATGATCTCATCTCTTTCCCGATGGAAGGTTATACCCTGGCACTGGACTTCCCCGTGCGAAAGGGCCTGTTTCCTTTCCTGGACGAACTGGATGCATTGGTGTTGGAATATGGAGGAAAACTTTACCTGAGTAAAGATGCCCGTATGCAACAGGAAGTGTTCTGGAAAAGCTATCCTAACGCGGAACGTTTTGCCAACATCATCAATACCTATAACCCCGTTGGTAAATTCCGTTCCGTGCAGTCTGACCGGCTTTTAATAACTAAACCTTAA